Proteins from one Telopea speciosissima isolate NSW1024214 ecotype Mountain lineage chromosome 1, Tspe_v1, whole genome shotgun sequence genomic window:
- the LOC122663620 gene encoding fra a 1-associated protein-like, whose amino-acid sequence ILVQTEEVEHGKFVRKCEKTEQILKDCIGRPVEVVKSDTEFTEEYVTNEMVKRSFYFESQALNSFTFWPTQ is encoded by the exons ATCCTAGTGCAAACCGAAGAGGTTGAGCACGGGAAGTTTGTCAGGAAGTGTGAGAAGACCGAGCAGATTCTCAAGGATTGCATCGGAAG GCC TGTTGAAGTAGTTAAATCCGACACAGAATTCACCGAAGAGTATGTCACAAATGAGATGGTTAAAAGATCATTTTACTTCGAGTCTCAGGCATTGAACTCTTTTACTTTCTGGCCAACACAATGA
- the LOC122649143 gene encoding putative pentatricopeptide repeat-containing protein At5g06400, mitochondrial, whose product MRYLSKLHSLDWVLSQKSYDFHHFKLQHFHFSIHHKSSRLRPSAKTQESHTRRPDKEAKDISPLFKEIKEIIGNENLTVEKIPSGSSVSRDTRLSKPKVRDEYPLGTEHVCEKAAESMQLENAGVNDVSPIVHRITEIIRAENETVPMEERLENSGFLFDPEIVEKVLKRCFKVRRLALRFFNWVKHRAGFSHTTGTYNTMIYIAGEVKEFDLVEKLVEEMEKNSCPKDVKTWTILISHYGKAKMIGKALLVFEKMKKSVFEPDERAYKLIISSLSAVGKADIAMELYLEMVHKDMVVDLKLYQQLLNCLSGSGNVSAVRSLGDDMIKIYQFPEHTVYSHMLKSFCISGRIREALELIQELKSRKITVDCGSLQILVKGLCRADRIADALEIADIIKKNNVVHGKVYEIIISGYLRKNDISKALELFSSVKESGHLPAVTTYTELMQHLFHANDHQRACELYDDMLGNRIEPDAVAIMAVVAGHVRHSHVSQAWEVFRSMKEKGSKITQKFYSVFIKELCRVSRADEAFRLLNDMWDSKLSIGDGIFHLVMTCLEKEGELEKVKILKQMQTASRLQEGELAALTLNNQSHSGGSNSNYDLSDSSELGQNVNSNQVQSGKTEVHFVQLPPVVYNSHELHKICGILSSSMDWWLMQDALEKCSVQFTPELVVEILRNCQRHGYAALRFFRWVGLRPGYSHTAETYNMSIKISGSAKDFKHMRNLYLEMRRSGCLVTSETWTIMIMQYGRAGLTEIALQKFKEMKADGFQPSGSTYKYLIICLCGRKGRKVDEAIRTFSEMICARFMPDKELFEIFLDCLCEMGKLSDARRLTESLCKDGLTIPIYYSLLVRALCRARRLEDALALVDEKWQGQSTLYRYIFGSIIHGLLREGRLDDAFAKVEEVKQLGIYPTVHVYTSFIVHFFKEKQMARALEIFKKMIDDGCEPTIVTYSALIRGYMDMGMVSDAWSVYRRMTLKGPFPDFRTYSMFINCLCKISRSEEALQLIHEMLDKGISPSTVNFRIVFHGLNREGKQDLAQSVSKTKWVLKSKRKFLA is encoded by the coding sequence ATGAGGTACTTGTCCAAACTCCACTCTTTGGATTGGGTTCTATCACAAAAATCTTATGATTTCCATCACTTTAAGCTCcaacattttcatttttcaatccATCATAAGTCATCACGTCTTCGCCCATCTGCAAAAACTCAAGAAAGCCACACCAGAAGACCAGACAAAGAAGCCAAAGACATTAGTCCCCTCTTCAAAGAAATCAAGGAGATTATAGGGAATGAGAATCTTACCGTGGAAAAGATTCCATCTGGGAGTTCAGTGTCCCGAGATACCCGCTTGAGTAAACCGAAGGTAAGGGACGAATATCCACTTGGTACCGAACATGTTTGTGAGAAGGCCGCTGAGAGCATGCAGCTCGAAAATGCAGGCGTGAACGATGTCAGCCCGATTGTGCACAGGATTACGGAGATTATAAGAGCTGAAAATGAAACTGTCCCAATGGAGGAACGCCTAGAGAATTCGGGTTTTCTGTTTGATCCAGAGATTGTCGAGAAAGTGCTGAAAAGGTGCTTTAAAGTACGCCGTTTAGCTCTAAGGTTCTTCAATTGGGTGAAGCATAGAGCCGGGTTTAGCCACACCACCGGGACTTACAATACCATGATATACATTGCTGGAGAAGTGAAGGAGTTTGATCTGGTGGAGAAACTGGTtgaggaaatggagaagaattCGTGCCCTAAGGATGTGAAGACATGGACTATACTTATTTCTCACTACGGGAAGGCGAAAATGATTGGCAAGGCCTTGCTGGTCtttgagaagatgaagaaatctGTTTTTGAACCAGATGAAAGGGCATACAAACTGATCATTTCTTCTCTATCTGCTGTGGGAAAAGCAGATATCGCAATGGAGCTTTACCTCGAGATGGTTCACAAGGACATGGTGGTGGATTTGAAATTGTATCAACAGTTATTGAACTGCCTGTCGGGGTCTGGAAATGTTTCCGCTGTTCGGTCACTTGGGGAtgacatgattaaaatttatcaGTTTCCTGAACATACAGTTTATTCTCACATGCTGAAGAGTTTTTGCATTTCAGGGAGAATCAGGGAAGCTTTAGAACTGATTCAGGAACTTAAGAGTAGGAAGATAACAGTCGACTGTGGAAGTCTTCAAATTTTGGTGAAAGGGCTGTGCAGAGCAGATAGAATTGCTGACGCTCTAGAAATTGCTGatattataaagaaaaataatgtggTTCATGGGAAGGTTTATGAGATAATTATCAGCGGTTACTTGAGAAAAAATGACATTTCTAAGGCTTTGGAATTGTTTTCTTCTGTCAAAGAATCTGGGCACTTACCTGCTGTCACCACTTATACTGAGCTGATGCAACACCTTTTCCATGCAAATGATCATCAAAGAGCCTGTGAGTTATATGATGATATGTTAGGAAATAGGATTGAGCCAGATGCTGTGGCAATCATGGCGGTGGTTGCAGGTCACGTTCGCCACAGCCATGTTTCACAAGCATGGGAAGTGTTCAGGAGTATGAAGGAGAAAGGCTCCAAGATTACTCAGAAATTCTACTCAGTATTCATCAAAGAGCTCTGTAGAGTGTCAAGAGCGGATGAAGCTTTCAGGCTCTTGAATGATATGTGGGACTCCAAATTAAGCATTGGAGATGGAATATTCCATTTGGTTATGACTTGTttggagaaagaaggagaaCTGGAGAAAGTAAAAATTCTAAAGCAGATGCAGACAGCCTCTAGACTCCAAGAAGGTGAATTAGCTGCTCTAACTCTCAATAACCAGTCACATTCTGGAGGGAGCAACAGTAATTATGATTTATCTGATTCTTCAGAGCTAGGCCAGAATGTAAACTCTAACCAAGTGCAGTCAGGAAAGACTGAGGTTCACTTCGTACAGCTGCCACCAGTGGTTTATAACAGCCATGAGCTTCATAAAATATGTGGGATTTTGTCATCTTCCATGGATTGGTGGTTAATGCAAGATGCTTTGGAGAAGTGCTCTGTTCAATTCACTCCGGAACTTGTTGTGGAGATACTTCGTAATTGCCAAAGACATGGTTATGCAGCATTACGGTTTTTCAGATGGGTGGGGCTGCGACCTGGCTATAGCCATACTGCAGAAACCTACAACATGAGCATCAAGATCTCAGGATCTGCAAAAGATTTTAAACATATGAGAAACCTATATCTTGAAATGAGAAGAAGTGGTTGTCTAGTAACGTCAGAAACATGGACTATTATGATAATGCAATATGGTCGTGCGGGGCTGACAGAAATAGCTCTGCAAAAATTCAAAGAGATGAAGGCTGATGGTTTTCAACCGAGTGGGAGTACATACAAGTATTTGATCATCTGTCTTTGTGGGAGGAAAGGCCGGAAAGTAGATGAGGCCATCAGAACATTCAGTGAGATGATATGTGCTAGATTCATGCCAGATAAAGAATTGTTTGAGATTTTTCTTGATTGTTTGTGTGAAATGGGTAAATTATCAGATGCTAGAAGACTGACCGAATCTTTGTGTAAAGATGGATTAACAATTCCCATTTATTATTCATTGCTCGTAAGGGCTCTTTGCCGAGCAAGGAGGTTAGAAGATGCTTTAGCATTGGTAGATGAAAAGTGGCAGGGACAATCTACACTATATCGGTATATTTTTGGAAGCATTATTCATGGATTACTAAGAGAGGGAAGGTTGGATGATGCTTTTGCTAAGGTGGAGGAAGTGAAACAGCTAGGTATTTATCCAACAGTCCATGTGTATACATCGTTCATAGTTCATTTTTTCAAGGAGAAGCAGATGGCAAGAGCTTTGGAAATTTTCAAGAAAATGATAGATGATGGTTGTGAACCAACCATTGTTACCTATTCTGCATTGATTCGAGGGTATATGGATATGGGAATGGTTAGTGATGCTTGGAGTGTCTACCGCCGTATGACACTGAAAGGACCATTTCCTGATTTTAGGACTTACTCAATGTTCATAAATTGTCTCTGTAAGATCAGTAGATCTGAAGAAGCGCTGCAGCTTATACATGAAATGTTGGACAAGGGGATTTCCCCCAGTACTGTTAATTTCCGGATTGTTTTTCATGGATTAAATAGAGAGGGTAAACAAGATTTAGCCCAGAGTGTATCAAAAACAAAGTGGGTtctcaagagtaaaagaaa